In Thermanaerovibrio velox DSM 12556, the genomic stretch GGCAGGTGCCAGTAGGGCGGTCATTAGCATCCCCATTGCGGTGCCGTAGCCCCACATGGCCAGCACCAGCTGTTTGGGAGCTCCGGCACCCAAAACCTCCCGGTAGAAAAGGGGGAACATCACCGCCATTATGGTGGTGGCAAAGGCGGAGTTGCCCACGTCCTGCAGGACCCAGGCCAGCCACTTAGGGTCCTTAAAGACCCCCGTGATTTTCAAAACGCTAATTACGAAAGCCCCCCTTCATCTAAAAAGGTGGTCTTAGTTTACCACCCCCGAGCCAAAGCACCTAATGGGTTGTAAAATCCTCTTTGGTCCAGAAGAAGGGAACTGGAGGGATAGGAGCTGATAATCTTAGAAGGGGTATCCCTTAGGTACGGGGAAAGGGTCATACTGGACAACGCGGGCTGGGTGGTCCCAACGGGGCATAAGGTGGCCCTGGTGGGTCCCAACGGCTGCGGCAAGACGTCTCTAATGAGGCTGCTCGCCGGGGAAGACCATCCGGAGTCCGGCTCGGTCACCGTGAAGGGGCTTCAGGTGGGTTATCTCCCCCAGGACATAGCCCAGGTGGGGCCTGGGAGCTTGATGGAGCACCTGAGGGCAAGAAGCGGGTTGACTCAGGCGGAGTCGGCGATGCGGGAGCTTGAGGCTCGGATGGGTGCATCGGGCATAGGGGAGGACGAGGCGCTCAAGCTAGCCAAGGAACATGACGCCCTGCAGTCAAGGATAGCCAGTCTAGGGGGCTACTCCTTCGAGGCCCGGGCAAGGCGAGTTCTTAGCGGCCTTGGGTTCGAGGAGCGGGATCACGAGAGGGACTGTGCGGACTTCTCTGGGGGCTGGAAGATGAGGATACTCCTGGCCTCCATACTGCTTTCGGAGCCAGACGTGCTGCTTCTCGACGAGCCCACCAACCATCTGGACACGGAGAGCATGGAGTGGCTTGAGGGGTACCTCAAGTCCTTCGATGGCACCATGGTGGCGGTGTCCCACGACAGGCGGTTCATAAACAGGACCACCGCTTCGGTGGCGGAGATCCGGGGCGGGAAGATAAGGACCTATCAGGGGAGCTACGAGTCCTACCTGAGGGCCAGGGAGGCGGAGGAGGAGGAGCTGCGCCGAAGGGCCAAGGAGGTCCGGGAGCTACGGGCCAGGACCATGGCCTTCGTGGAGCGCTTCCGGTACAAGGCCTCAAAGGCCTCGCAGGTACAAAGCCGCCTCAAGGCGCTGGAGAGGATAGAGGATGCGGTGGAGCTGGAGTCCGCAAGGGAGCTGACCATAAAGATCCCCACCCCTCCCAGGGGTCCCGAGCTGGTGATAACCGCCCAGGGACTTGGGATGAGCTACGAGGGCCGGTGGGTCTTCAGGGGGATCCGCTTCGAGGTGCACCGGGGGGACCGGGTGGCCCTGGTGGGCTACAACGGTTCCGGCAAGTCCACCCTCATGCGGCTGATGGGGCTTAGGGAGGCCCCATCGGAGGGCATCGTGCGCTTGGGCAGCGGTGTGCGGTATGCGTTCTTCTCCCAGGAGAGCGCCGAGAACCTGGACTATCGGAAGACCGTGCTGGAGGAGGCGAGATCCGCCGGGACGTACGTCACCGACCAGGATGTGAAGTCCACCCTGGGGGCGTTTCTGTTGGGGCCTGACTACTGGGATCTGCCGGTGGAGGTCCTGTCCGGGGGGGAAAAGTCCCGGCTGACCCTGGCCAAGATGCTCATGGAACCCGCGAACCTCCTGCTCTTGGACGAGCCCACAAACCACCTGGACGAGAGGACCAAGGATATCTTCGCCAGGGCCCTTAAGGCCTACCAGGGTACCTTGGTGATGGTGTCCCACGACCGGGACTTCCTTGACCAGGTGGTGAACCGGGTGTTCGAGATACGCCGGGGCGCCCTCAGGGAGTACCTGGGCAACTACAGCCGGTTCGCAGAGATTAGGGGGGAGATCGATGGGGTCGACGGGGGCCCTAGTTCGTCCCTGGAGGCGGGTGGACGGGACTCCCGGGGGACGGGGCCTCAAAAGGACTCCGGGTCCGTAAAGGAGGAACGAAGGCGCCAGGCGGAGGAGAGGAACAGGATATACCGTCTTAAGAAGGCGGTGCTGGACAGGATGACCCCCATAGAGAAGGCCATCGGGGCCGCGGAGGATCGGAAGAGGGAGCTGGAGGAGATGCTGTGCAGCCCCCAGGTTCTAGGCGACTCATCCAAGGTACAGGAGCTGATGCTCGAGCTGTCCGAGACAAACCGGCGTCTTGAGTCCCTGTACCCCCAGTGGGAGGCCCTGGCGGAGGAGCTAGACTCCATAGAATGATCCCGAGGGTGCGGAGCACCGGCAAGCCGCAGGGCCGGGACGGATTTTAACCATGTCAATCCCTGCGGCGCAGCCTTATGAACGTTCCCTCCCCGGGGGAGGACTCCACGCACAGCACCTCCGTGGCGTTGCCCACCACCTCAAGCTCCGTGCCCTTGTGCTCCCCCCCGGCGAGGCCCCAGTAGTACTCCCCTATCTCCCTCTGCTGAGGGTGTATCAGGCGGCGTCTCAGCCTCTCCAGGTCCTCTTGGGATAGGACAAGGTCCGGAGACCGTATCTCCACGTGGAGGACCCCGTTGACGAAGAGGAAGCGATTCTCTATCTCCCTGGAGCCACGCCGTATGAGATAGGCCACGAGCTCGCCGGAGGCGTGTATGGCCTTGGCCCACTGACCCTTCATGACATCAGTCCTCCTCCCTCAAGGCCTCAAGCACCGGCAGCAGCATTGCAGCCACTATGCCGCCGGATAGGCCGTTGTTGTAAAGGCTAAGCCCCCCGTGGATGCTCCCCACGGTCATCACCACGATCAGGTGCAGGAACCCCGCAGCGATTCCCGCCGCCACCCCAAAGGCTCCGCTCATGGGGGCAAGACATCCGCTGAACAGCACCGCCAGGGTGGCCCCTGGGCTGGTCACCGGCCAGACGGACACCACCGCCGCCAGCCAAGTACCCACCATCACTGGCACCACGTTCCTAAGGTGCTTTCCGAAACCTCCGAAGCCCGCAAGGGTTATCATGCCCCCTACGGTTGGGCCGTTTAAGTCTCCGCCGGTGAGTTTAAGGTACAGAATCCCCAGGAGCCCCAGGGACCCCATGTTTATAAGGGACGGGCCGAACCCGGAGTACTGGACGAAGTCCGACACGAGACGACCGGACGATGAGTACAGGTCCTTAAGGCCCGGCATGAAGTCAGGGGTAATTATAAGACCCCCTATTATCATGGAGGAGAACAGCAGGACCATTGGAACGAGGAATATATCCTGCCCCCCGTTGAACCAGTAGAAACCCCCGTCCAGCGGGACCCCTATGGCCCTGAGCAATCCAAGGGCCACCAGCCCCAAAAATCCGCAGGTGAAACCAACGTTGTATAGGTTGTAACCCTGATGCACCACCAGAAAGTGTTTCGCCAAGGGGGGCAGGAAGAAACCCGCCGCAATGCCTCCCACCAACCCCATCAAGACGGATCCAAGCCAAGGCCCCACCGGGGACAGGGAGGCCCCGAAGGCCAGCTCGCTTACCAACGGTGCCAGGGAGGTTCCAAAAAGGGATATGAGCAGGTGATCCTTGAAGGGCACCCCGCGAAATCGGCTGTGGAGCATTACCCCGATTATTATGGGCCAGATGTTAAGCATGTTCTTACCGAAAAACCCGAATCCGCACACCGTGAAGACCGCCGCTATGGCAGGACCCGTCAACCTCACCTGGGCAGCGGCACAGACTCCAAGGGCGGAAAGACCCACCATCCCCGCGTTAACCAGCGCGGCAGAGGGGCCTCCAAGCAGCACATAGTCTGTTATCAGGGTGCAAGTGGAAAAGAGTATCCTCTTAAGCCCCGCAAAAAGCTCGTCCACGTTGCCGTCGCACAGGAAGATGCCATACAGTATGAGGGCCCACAGGAACGCGGAGATGACCCCGTAACGACGGAACTCCCGCCTCGTCTCCTCCATCAGAGGGCACCTCCAACGGCTTTCGCAAGGGGAGGCGAGTGGTTGAGGGTATTCTTTTTCATGGGTCCGACCTCCTCAGCTTTTAATAAAGGTCTATTATTTTCAATTATAACACCCTACCGATAAAAACCGGAGAGGATCCACTGATACATCAAGAGCCATCGGGGGTTGAGCACGAAGGCCGGGAAGAGCCCCATGGGTATTACGGACCTTGCCACGTGGTAGAGGGAGCCCGGGGTCTCCGACCTTGCCACCATGGCAAGGGGTACCTGGCAACAGAGGAATCCCAAGCCGTAGGCCATGGGCTTGCCCAGATCCTGGACAAAGTTCATGGCCCGGTCGGAGCAGTAGGCCACCCAAAGCCCTTGTATGATCACCTCCAGCAGGAGGAAGCACAGGATGAACATCCTTCCCATGGCTAGAGGGGCAGACTGGGACCTAAGAGACCGGATCAAGGGGACCACTCCCCTTCCATAGGACACCCAAAATATCAAACCCCAGGTGAGGAAACCCAAAAGATAACCGGCGATGCGCAAGGAAGAAGCCCCCATTCTCTTAATTTTGATTACAAGTTAGACTATTATCATTGCATGTGATATATTACATCTTCGGGGCGTTTGCCCGGAAGGGAGGCGTTTGTGGTGACGGAGTCCCGCTTAAATATTAGCAGGAGAACGGTGCTCCTGGCGGACAGCTCGATACTGCTGGCCGCGTCTTTTTGGGGCGTGGGTTTCGCGGTGCTGAAGGACGCTTTAACGTACCTTCCTACATTCACGGTGCTGGTGTGCCGATTTCTGGCCGGAGGGGTCATACTAGGCCTCATATTCAACAAGCGCCTGAAGGGTCTATCCAAGAGGGGCATCCTTGACGGGTTATGCACCGGGTTTCTGCTGTTCCTGGCCTTTGCACTTCAGACCATGGGGCTCATATGGACCAGCGCGGGGAAGCAGGCGTTCCTCACCGCCACGTACGTGGTGCTGGCACCCCTCATATCCTGGGGGATAACCAGGCGTTTCCCAGGGCTTAAGTCCATGACCGCCTCTTTCATCTGCCTTGGGGGCATATGGACCTTGAGCGCCGCCGAGGCGGGGGGGCTAAACAAGGGGGACATCATGACCCTGGTGTCCGCGGTGTTCTTTGCCGCCCACCTCCTGGCGGTGGACCGGTTCTCCAAGAGGACCGATCCGGTGGGGCTGGCTTCGCTGCAGATGATAACCCTAGGGCTGCTCAGCCTGCCGTTTGCCGTCCTATTCGAGAACCCATCGTTCAGCGCCATGCCCCCGAGGGCATGGTGGTCCATGGCGTACATGATAGCCTTCTCCACCGTTGGGGCTTTCACTATCCAGAACGTGGCACAGCGCTACACGTCCCCGACCCATGCGGCACTGCTGCTCTCCACCGAGGCGGTCTTCGGCGCCTTAGCGGGGGTGCTGATGCTGGGAGAGGTGTTCACCCCCCAGATGCTCATGGGGGCTTTCATGGTGATGGCGGCGATCATCCTGGTGGAGGTGCAGCTGCCAGCCGCTTGGACGGAACGGCTCCTGAGCAGGGCGGAGGAACGATAGCTGGGCACGAGAGAACGAGAACCCAAGGGAATTTCGTCCTCCCCAATGCAGCAGGTCCTC encodes the following:
- a CDS encoding ABC-F family ATP-binding cassette domain-containing protein yields the protein MVPTGHKVALVGPNGCGKTSLMRLLAGEDHPESGSVTVKGLQVGYLPQDIAQVGPGSLMEHLRARSGLTQAESAMRELEARMGASGIGEDEALKLAKEHDALQSRIASLGGYSFEARARRVLSGLGFEERDHERDCADFSGGWKMRILLASILLSEPDVLLLDEPTNHLDTESMEWLEGYLKSFDGTMVAVSHDRRFINRTTASVAEIRGGKIRTYQGSYESYLRAREAEEEELRRRAKEVRELRARTMAFVERFRYKASKASQVQSRLKALERIEDAVELESARELTIKIPTPPRGPELVITAQGLGMSYEGRWVFRGIRFEVHRGDRVALVGYNGSGKSTLMRLMGLREAPSEGIVRLGSGVRYAFFSQESAENLDYRKTVLEEARSAGTYVTDQDVKSTLGAFLLGPDYWDLPVEVLSGGEKSRLTLAKMLMEPANLLLLDEPTNHLDERTKDIFARALKAYQGTLVMVSHDRDFLDQVVNRVFEIRRGALREYLGNYSRFAEIRGEIDGVDGGPSSSLEAGGRDSRGTGPQKDSGSVKEERRRQAEERNRIYRLKKAVLDRMTPIEKAIGAAEDRKRELEEMLCSPQVLGDSSKVQELMLELSETNRRLESLYPQWEALAEELDSIE
- a CDS encoding DUF1576 domain-containing protein, yielding MEETRREFRRYGVISAFLWALILYGIFLCDGNVDELFAGLKRILFSTCTLITDYVLLGGPSAALVNAGMVGLSALGVCAAAQVRLTGPAIAAVFTVCGFGFFGKNMLNIWPIIIGVMLHSRFRGVPFKDHLLISLFGTSLAPLVSELAFGASLSPVGPWLGSVLMGLVGGIAAGFFLPPLAKHFLVVHQGYNLYNVGFTCGFLGLVALGLLRAIGVPLDGGFYWFNGGQDIFLVPMVLLFSSMIIGGLIITPDFMPGLKDLYSSSGRLVSDFVQYSGFGPSLINMGSLGLLGILYLKLTGGDLNGPTVGGMITLAGFGGFGKHLRNVVPVMVGTWLAAVVSVWPVTSPGATLAVLFSGCLAPMSGAFGVAAGIAAGFLHLIVVMTVGSIHGGLSLYNNGLSGGIVAAMLLPVLEALREED
- a CDS encoding DMT family transporter, giving the protein MTESRLNISRRTVLLADSSILLAASFWGVGFAVLKDALTYLPTFTVLVCRFLAGGVILGLIFNKRLKGLSKRGILDGLCTGFLLFLAFALQTMGLIWTSAGKQAFLTATYVVLAPLISWGITRRFPGLKSMTASFICLGGIWTLSAAEAGGLNKGDIMTLVSAVFFAAHLLAVDRFSKRTDPVGLASLQMITLGLLSLPFAVLFENPSFSAMPPRAWWSMAYMIAFSTVGAFTIQNVAQRYTSPTHAALLLSTEAVFGALAGVLMLGEVFTPQMLMGAFMVMAAIILVEVQLPAAWTERLLSRAEER